A genome region from Arthrobacter agilis includes the following:
- a CDS encoding TIGR01777 family oxidoreductase, with amino-acid sequence MRILLAGASGTIGTALIRHLQQDHDVRRLVRRTPKGPQEIRWNPSAGDLDVDAVEWADAVINLSGAGIAGSPWTRSYKETLYASRILPTRTLVEAMRRAASPPEVFISQSASGYYGDRGDDVLTESSASGDTLMADICRRWEAEALRAPDGVRVVLPRTGIVMAKEGGALPNLLIPIRLFAGTALGSGRQWWPWISLNDEVRALEFLLTAPLSGPVNLNAPAPATLDTITLQLGRAFHRPVWFRVPGAILTATIGQLGRELLLVSARMEPRALAAAGFSFDEPTPEALAAWVHRTVTGKTAEEKNAAGTTATD; translated from the coding sequence ATGCGCATCCTCCTCGCCGGCGCGTCCGGGACCATCGGAACAGCCCTCATCCGCCACCTCCAGCAGGACCATGACGTCCGGCGCCTCGTCCGCCGCACGCCCAAGGGTCCGCAGGAGATCCGGTGGAATCCCTCGGCCGGTGACCTGGATGTCGACGCCGTGGAGTGGGCGGATGCCGTCATCAACCTCTCCGGGGCGGGCATCGCCGGCAGCCCCTGGACGAGGAGCTACAAGGAGACGCTCTACGCGTCACGCATCCTGCCGACCAGGACCCTCGTCGAGGCCATGCGGCGGGCTGCGAGCCCGCCCGAGGTCTTCATCAGCCAGTCGGCGTCCGGCTACTACGGGGACCGCGGCGACGACGTGCTGACCGAGTCATCGGCATCGGGCGACACCCTCATGGCCGACATCTGCCGGCGCTGGGAGGCCGAGGCCCTCCGCGCGCCCGACGGTGTCCGCGTCGTCCTGCCACGGACCGGCATCGTGATGGCCAAGGAAGGCGGGGCCCTGCCGAACCTGCTGATCCCCATCCGCCTGTTCGCCGGCACCGCCCTGGGTTCCGGCCGCCAGTGGTGGCCCTGGATCAGCCTGAACGACGAGGTCCGCGCCCTCGAGTTCCTCCTCACCGCTCCCCTCTCGGGTCCCGTCAACCTGAACGCACCGGCGCCGGCCACGCTGGATACGATCACCCTGCAGCTTGGCAGGGCCTTCCACCGGCCGGTCTGGTTCCGCGTCCCCGGAGCCATCCTGACGGCCACCATCGGACAGCTCGGTCGGGAGCTCCTGCTCGTCAGCGCCCGGATGGAGCCACGCGCCCTGGCGGCCGCGGGCTTCTCCTTCGACGAGCCCACTCCGGAGGCACTCGCCGCCTGGGTGCACCGCACCGTCACCGGGAAGACCGCCGAGGAGAAGAACGCCGCCGGGACGACCGCCACCGACTAG
- a CDS encoding protein kinase domain-containing protein, which translates to MTDPARAQRTGRTAPGSPERVDPAGPQDAPGTAGPDEDGDRPAAAGLRVGRLLGRGATSAVWLVTDDGGRPFALKVARHPTPARRAASAQHAVPPQPAVAGGRRARRAADPQASTARPLEPGDPRGGLRGVPPAEDGPRQQAPGRGGGSVGLEQESRLLQRFAHEHLLRVHRVVDTDRGPGLLMDLAKGGSLLGLVTSRGPLPIPEVVTVLAPVAQVLDHLHGAGVLHGDVAPANILLTHEGKPLLGDLGTSMLLGSAPGVVEGTPGFLDPARQGSFDAGSDVFALAAVAWFALTGRVPGPTEQRPPLALIVPEVPPQLMRLIEDGLGADRGRRPTADEFARTLLASAVPAPVDLVSVVHASVLPELLTRRTDATAAPASRWERTTRRMRAPRSPSGHTPTRRPADPSRARRSRAAAGRPARAGGRTGPRPDGRPRGKLALMAGLTAAVLLVTGIALTFDGVGTTGAIPDGRTPAGQAERSEEAERRNARQGDGDLGGRRQEAGRTTSGAPADARDAEDPLTALGTLAARRAAAFATADPAVLVDVDVEGSPAMAADRDAVAALAGSGRALRDLSIEIGDPAEVTGAGLVALHAVAALPAVAAPPAATDVAVVRATAALSSYTEATLLPRPGDPPGPVMAAGRQELVFVLWRSEAGWRIHSVVSPPG; encoded by the coding sequence ATGACAGATCCCGCACGGGCACAGCGCACCGGGAGGACTGCGCCCGGAAGCCCCGAGAGAGTGGATCCCGCCGGGCCGCAGGACGCACCGGGAACCGCGGGGCCGGACGAGGACGGTGACAGGCCGGCCGCTGCCGGCCTGCGCGTCGGCCGGCTGCTGGGGCGGGGCGCCACCTCCGCGGTCTGGCTCGTGACGGACGACGGAGGGAGACCGTTCGCACTGAAGGTGGCACGGCATCCGACGCCGGCGCGGCGGGCGGCATCCGCCCAGCATGCCGTCCCTCCACAGCCGGCGGTCGCCGGAGGGCGGCGCGCGCGGCGGGCGGCGGATCCGCAGGCTTCGACGGCGCGACCGCTCGAGCCCGGGGACCCCCGCGGTGGCCTTCGGGGTGTGCCGCCGGCGGAGGACGGACCCCGGCAGCAAGCGCCAGGGCGCGGCGGTGGGTCGGTCGGCCTGGAGCAGGAGTCACGGCTCCTGCAGAGATTCGCCCATGAGCACCTGCTCCGGGTGCACCGCGTGGTCGATACGGACCGGGGTCCGGGCCTGCTGATGGACCTGGCCAAGGGAGGATCCCTGCTGGGCCTCGTCACGAGCCGCGGACCGCTCCCCATCCCGGAGGTCGTGACCGTGCTGGCCCCCGTGGCGCAGGTGCTCGACCACCTGCACGGCGCCGGCGTGCTGCACGGCGACGTGGCGCCCGCGAACATCCTCCTCACACACGAGGGGAAACCGCTGCTCGGTGATCTCGGGACCAGCATGCTCCTCGGGTCGGCACCCGGAGTGGTGGAGGGGACGCCCGGCTTCCTCGATCCTGCGCGGCAGGGATCCTTCGATGCAGGGTCGGACGTGTTCGCGCTGGCAGCCGTGGCCTGGTTCGCGCTGACCGGGCGCGTCCCGGGTCCCACCGAGCAGAGGCCGCCCCTCGCCCTGATCGTGCCCGAGGTGCCACCGCAGCTCATGCGGCTCATCGAGGACGGGCTCGGCGCAGACCGGGGCCGCCGGCCGACGGCCGACGAGTTCGCCCGCACCCTCCTGGCGAGCGCCGTGCCGGCACCCGTCGACCTGGTGTCCGTGGTCCACGCCAGTGTCCTGCCCGAGTTGCTCACGCGGCGCACGGACGCCACGGCCGCCCCGGCGTCACGCTGGGAACGCACGACCCGCCGCATGAGGGCACCGAGGTCGCCGTCCGGACACACCCCGACGCGCCGTCCGGCCGACCCGTCTCGTGCCCGGCGCAGCCGGGCTGCCGCCGGCCGACCGGCGCGCGCCGGCGGACGGACCGGGCCACGACCCGATGGGCGGCCTCGGGGAAAGCTCGCACTGATGGCCGGCCTGACCGCCGCCGTGCTCCTCGTGACGGGTATCGCGCTCACCTTCGACGGCGTCGGGACGACGGGCGCGATCCCCGACGGTCGGACACCCGCGGGGCAGGCGGAGCGCTCGGAGGAGGCCGAGCGGCGGAATGCCCGACAGGGCGACGGGGACCTGGGCGGACGCCGCCAGGAGGCCGGCCGGACCACGTCCGGGGCTCCCGCCGACGCCCGGGACGCGGAGGATCCGCTCACGGCCCTGGGCACCCTCGCGGCTCGTCGCGCGGCAGCGTTCGCCACGGCGGACCCGGCCGTCCTCGTGGACGTCGACGTCGAGGGCTCGCCGGCCATGGCCGCGGACCGGGACGCCGTGGCCGCGCTCGCCGGCTCGGGCCGGGCACTCCGTGACCTGTCGATCGAGATCGGGGACCCGGCGGAGGTGACCGGCGCCGGCCTCGTGGCGCTGCATGCGGTCGCCGCACTCCCCGCGGTCGCGGCACCGCCGGCCGCGACCGACGTGGCCGTCGTCAGGGCGACGGCAGCCCTCTCCTCCTACACGGAGGCGACCCTGCTGCCGCGCCCCGGCGACCCTCCTGGTCCGGTCATGGCAGCGGGACGGCAGGAGCTCGTGTTCGTCCTCTGGCGGTCCGAGGCGGGCTGGCGGATCCACTCCGTCGTGTCGCCGCCGGGGTGA
- the sucB gene encoding 2-oxoglutarate dehydrogenase, E2 component, dihydrolipoamide succinyltransferase, with translation MSESVNLPALGESVTEGTVTRWLKSVGDRVEVDEPLLEVSTDKVDTEIPSPIAGVIEEILVAEDETAEVGAPLVRIGDGSGSGESDSGAAAPAAPAEPEAAPEPEAAPEPSQPAAGASDDSSGDASGGSGEGTEVTLPALGESVTEGTVTRWLKAVGDDVEVDEPLLEVSTDKVDTEIPSPVAGTLQEIRVNEDETAEVGAVLAVIGSGAAAPKKVEAASGEPLVAAPAEERNDAPTEKPGADQEAGRASGTSEPDDDASGAPEPAAQEPAAQEPAPSAGSDSGSSESAGSDASYVTPLVRRLANQNDVDLSTVKGTGVGGRIRKQDVLEAAEARKAQATQPAAAAAPAAPAPAAPSKPAAPAVEPSKLRGTVEKAPRIRQTIAKRMRESLEVSAQLTQVIEVDMTRIAKLRTASKDSFQAQNGAKLTFLPFISKAVTEALKQHPKLNASFDEEKKEVTYHDAEHLAIAVDTEKGLLVPVIKDAGNLNLGGLAKKIADVGARTRNGQIGPDELSGGTFTITNIGSAGALFDTPIINQPQVGILGTGIIVKRPVVITGVDGDDTIAIRSMMYLSLTYDHRLVDGADAGRFLQTLKARLEGGAFEADLGL, from the coding sequence ATGTCTGAATCCGTGAACTTGCCCGCTCTCGGTGAAAGCGTCACCGAAGGCACTGTCACCCGCTGGCTGAAGTCCGTCGGTGACCGCGTCGAGGTCGACGAGCCGCTGCTCGAGGTCTCCACCGACAAGGTCGACACCGAGATCCCCTCACCCATCGCGGGCGTCATCGAGGAGATCCTGGTCGCCGAGGACGAGACCGCCGAGGTCGGCGCCCCCCTCGTACGGATCGGCGACGGCTCCGGCTCCGGTGAGAGCGACTCCGGTGCCGCGGCCCCTGCAGCTCCCGCCGAGCCCGAAGCCGCCCCCGAGCCGGAGGCCGCTCCCGAGCCGTCCCAGCCCGCGGCCGGCGCGTCCGACGACTCGTCGGGCGATGCGTCCGGCGGCTCCGGCGAGGGTACCGAGGTCACCCTCCCCGCCCTGGGCGAGAGCGTCACCGAGGGGACCGTCACACGGTGGCTGAAGGCCGTCGGCGACGACGTCGAGGTCGACGAGCCACTGCTCGAGGTCTCCACCGACAAGGTCGACACCGAGATCCCCTCCCCCGTCGCCGGCACGCTGCAGGAGATCCGCGTCAACGAGGACGAGACCGCCGAGGTCGGCGCCGTCCTCGCCGTCATCGGGTCCGGTGCCGCGGCACCCAAGAAGGTCGAGGCCGCCTCCGGCGAGCCCCTCGTCGCCGCCCCGGCCGAGGAGCGCAACGACGCCCCGACCGAGAAGCCCGGCGCCGACCAGGAAGCCGGACGGGCCTCGGGCACGTCCGAGCCCGACGACGACGCGAGCGGCGCCCCGGAGCCCGCAGCCCAGGAGCCCGCAGCCCAGGAGCCCGCGCCGTCCGCCGGCTCGGACTCCGGCAGCAGCGAGTCGGCAGGATCGGACGCCTCCTACGTGACGCCGCTCGTCCGCCGCCTGGCGAACCAGAACGACGTCGACCTCTCGACCGTCAAGGGCACCGGCGTCGGTGGACGCATCCGCAAGCAGGACGTCCTCGAGGCAGCGGAGGCCCGCAAGGCACAGGCGACCCAGCCGGCAGCCGCGGCGGCTCCTGCCGCACCCGCCCCTGCCGCACCGTCGAAGCCGGCCGCTCCCGCGGTCGAGCCCTCGAAGCTGCGCGGCACGGTCGAGAAGGCCCCGCGCATCCGGCAGACCATCGCCAAGCGCATGCGCGAATCGCTCGAGGTCTCCGCCCAGCTCACGCAGGTGATCGAGGTCGACATGACGCGTATCGCGAAGCTGCGGACCGCCTCGAAGGACTCGTTCCAGGCGCAGAACGGTGCGAAGCTCACCTTCCTCCCCTTCATCTCGAAGGCCGTCACCGAGGCGCTCAAGCAGCACCCGAAGCTGAATGCGTCCTTCGACGAGGAGAAGAAGGAGGTCACGTACCACGATGCCGAGCACCTCGCGATCGCGGTCGACACCGAGAAGGGACTCCTGGTCCCCGTCATCAAGGACGCCGGGAACCTGAACCTCGGCGGCCTGGCCAAGAAGATCGCCGATGTGGGAGCACGCACCCGCAACGGCCAGATCGGTCCCGACGAGCTCTCGGGCGGCACCTTCACGATCACGAACATCGGATCTGCCGGCGCCCTCTTCGACACCCCGATCATCAACCAGCCGCAGGTCGGCATCCTCGGCACGGGCATCATCGTCAAGCGTCCCGTGGTGATCACGGGCGTCGACGGCGACGACACCATCGCCATCCGGTCGATGATGTACCTCAGCCTCACGTACGACCACCGCCTCGTGGACGGCGCCGACGCGGGCCGCTTCCTGCAGACGCTGAAGGCACGGCTCGAAGGCGGCGCGTTCGAGGCCGACCTCGGCCTCTAG
- a CDS encoding S41 family peptidase — translation MGSDYLRFPHLHGHRVTFVAENDVWVAPLGGGRAWRISALQLAARNPRFSPDGSTIAWTVVQGGAPEVVAADVEGGNFRRLTYWGHQSTRVKGFTAAGEVLATSAFRHEDSRLGWAYRVPLDGSSQTVLPYGPVDTIVEGPGDDAGRPVVIGSVLTREPAWWKRYRGGTAGKFWMDSDGKGEFERFLPELDGNLSDPIWVSGRVAFLSDHEGHGNLYSVDGRGADLRRHTDHDEFYVRHASTDGTGVVFESAGRLWHLPSLEEDAVRLEITLGSASTARRPLPLQVERHLAAAVPTADGSASIVEAHGTLHWLTHRDGPSRIVEAAPGVRARLGRPVDDTRVAYVADRDGEDALYVRDVFAHAGGVEAAEQAGRDDAGAAGSAGHTGQRESGDPTADGEAAVLEAQGSGAPDALQRITFEGRFRASALAVSADGARIAVASETGALDLVTLSTGERRRIASTEHGLIESVTFSHDSAWLAWAEPVAQEGTRCRIRLTRVGVAGAGEATGDAVTATTDGPGIHDVTDGRFRDWSPTFTRDGRYLAFLSDRSFDPVYDTHRFDLSFPASTKPFLVALAADTPSPFGPNAAPAGTAGAQGAARAAAGAPEETPVPVVVDPALLMARTIALPVAQGTYDDLRAVDGGLLWTAGEIGGITGDGRASSSAEASPRRLERFDLARRSVEVLATEIDAYEVSGDGATAVFTAGKTVTAIPTDGRTDADSPKRTGVALERIRVTLDPVRVWRQAFEEAWRLQRDFYWTEDMAGIDWDGVRERYLPIVDRLGTHDDLADLLWELHGELGTSHAYVAPALVTEPGGHQGFLGADLAPADGGWQVTRVFDTESSDPQAVSPLSAPGVGVRAGDVIEAVDGVPVPAAFGPSVLLTGAAGVAVELTVRSGAGDSPGSEGSRRRVAVVPLRSEERLRYQNWVAANRAAVQQASGGRFGYLHIPDMVAHGWGQLHRDLDRETARDALVVDVRRNRGGHTSQLVAELIGRRVAAWSMPRDEAPGTYPAHAPRGPVVVLTDEFAGSDGDIITQVAKLRGIGPVIGTRTWGGVIGIDGRFALADGTGVNQPRYGFHVTGGVGWDIENHGVDPDIEVPFPPQAYRAGTDPQLDRGVEILQGMLTGTPTDVAPAKEGYPSRRPGPLPPRPQDLRG, via the coding sequence ATGGGCTCAGATTATCTCCGCTTCCCGCACCTGCACGGTCACCGGGTCACCTTCGTCGCCGAGAACGATGTGTGGGTGGCCCCCCTCGGCGGAGGGCGCGCGTGGCGGATCTCCGCCCTGCAGCTCGCCGCGAGGAATCCGCGCTTCTCGCCCGACGGGTCGACCATCGCCTGGACCGTCGTCCAGGGTGGGGCGCCCGAGGTGGTGGCCGCCGACGTCGAGGGCGGGAACTTCCGCCGGCTCACGTACTGGGGACATCAGAGCACCCGCGTGAAGGGCTTCACCGCGGCAGGCGAGGTCCTGGCCACGAGTGCCTTCCGCCACGAGGATTCACGGCTGGGCTGGGCCTATCGCGTGCCGCTCGACGGGTCCTCGCAGACCGTGCTCCCGTACGGGCCCGTGGACACGATCGTCGAGGGTCCCGGCGACGACGCCGGGAGGCCCGTGGTCATCGGCAGCGTCCTGACGCGGGAGCCTGCCTGGTGGAAGCGCTACCGGGGCGGGACCGCCGGCAAGTTCTGGATGGACTCGGACGGGAAGGGGGAGTTCGAGCGGTTCCTGCCCGAGCTCGACGGCAACCTGAGCGATCCCATATGGGTGTCCGGCCGTGTCGCCTTCCTGTCCGACCACGAGGGCCACGGCAACCTCTACTCCGTCGACGGCCGGGGTGCCGACCTGCGCCGGCACACGGACCACGACGAGTTCTACGTACGCCACGCGAGTACGGACGGCACCGGCGTCGTCTTCGAGTCGGCGGGCCGGCTCTGGCACCTGCCGTCCCTCGAGGAGGACGCCGTCCGTCTGGAGATCACGCTGGGTTCGGCGTCGACGGCGCGGCGGCCGCTTCCCCTGCAGGTGGAACGGCACCTCGCCGCCGCGGTGCCGACGGCCGACGGGTCCGCGTCGATCGTCGAGGCGCACGGGACGCTGCACTGGCTGACCCACCGGGACGGGCCGTCCCGCATCGTCGAGGCCGCCCCCGGCGTCCGCGCGCGCCTCGGCCGACCCGTGGACGACACGCGCGTCGCCTACGTCGCGGACCGGGACGGAGAAGATGCCCTCTATGTCCGCGACGTCTTCGCCCACGCCGGCGGCGTCGAGGCGGCTGAGCAGGCAGGGCGGGACGACGCGGGAGCCGCCGGATCCGCAGGACACACCGGGCAGCGGGAGAGCGGCGATCCGACGGCGGACGGCGAGGCAGCGGTGCTCGAGGCGCAGGGATCGGGAGCCCCCGACGCCCTGCAGCGCATCACGTTCGAGGGACGCTTCCGGGCCTCGGCGCTCGCCGTCAGCGCGGACGGCGCCCGGATCGCCGTGGCATCGGAGACCGGCGCCCTGGACCTCGTGACGCTCTCCACCGGGGAGCGCCGGAGGATCGCGTCGACCGAGCACGGGCTGATCGAATCGGTCACCTTCTCGCACGACTCGGCCTGGCTCGCCTGGGCCGAACCGGTGGCGCAGGAGGGCACGCGCTGCCGCATCCGCCTCACCCGCGTGGGGGTAGCGGGGGCAGGGGAAGCGACCGGCGATGCCGTCACGGCGACCACCGACGGGCCCGGCATCCACGACGTCACCGACGGGCGGTTCCGTGACTGGTCACCCACCTTCACCCGCGACGGCAGGTACCTCGCGTTCCTCTCGGATCGAAGCTTCGATCCCGTGTACGACACCCACCGCTTCGACCTGAGCTTCCCGGCGTCGACGAAGCCCTTCCTCGTGGCGCTCGCCGCGGACACGCCGTCCCCGTTCGGGCCGAACGCGGCGCCCGCGGGCACGGCCGGAGCACAGGGTGCTGCGCGGGCCGCGGCAGGCGCCCCGGAGGAGACTCCCGTGCCCGTCGTCGTCGATCCCGCCCTCCTGATGGCGCGCACCATCGCGCTGCCCGTCGCCCAGGGCACCTACGACGACCTGCGGGCGGTGGACGGCGGCCTGCTCTGGACCGCCGGCGAGATCGGTGGCATCACGGGGGACGGCCGTGCCTCCTCGTCCGCGGAGGCGTCACCGCGGCGGCTCGAGCGTTTCGACCTCGCCCGCCGGAGCGTGGAGGTCCTCGCGACGGAGATCGACGCCTACGAGGTCAGCGGCGACGGTGCGACGGCGGTGTTCACCGCAGGGAAGACGGTCACGGCGATCCCCACCGACGGCAGGACCGACGCCGATTCGCCGAAGCGCACAGGGGTGGCCCTCGAGCGCATCCGCGTCACGCTCGACCCCGTCCGTGTCTGGCGGCAGGCGTTCGAGGAGGCCTGGCGGCTGCAGCGCGACTTCTACTGGACGGAGGACATGGCGGGCATCGACTGGGACGGCGTCCGGGAGCGGTACCTGCCGATCGTCGACCGCCTCGGCACCCACGACGACCTCGCCGACCTGCTGTGGGAACTGCACGGCGAACTCGGCACGTCCCACGCCTACGTCGCGCCTGCACTCGTGACCGAACCCGGCGGCCACCAGGGCTTCCTCGGCGCGGACCTGGCCCCCGCGGACGGCGGGTGGCAGGTCACGCGGGTCTTCGACACGGAGTCCTCCGATCCCCAGGCCGTCTCCCCGCTCAGCGCTCCGGGCGTCGGGGTCCGCGCCGGGGACGTGATCGAGGCAGTCGACGGCGTCCCGGTGCCCGCCGCCTTCGGCCCGTCCGTGCTCCTGACGGGTGCCGCCGGAGTAGCCGTCGAGCTCACCGTGCGGTCCGGTGCCGGGGACTCCCCGGGATCCGAGGGGTCGCGCCGCAGGGTCGCGGTCGTCCCGCTCCGCAGCGAGGAGCGCCTGCGCTACCAGAACTGGGTCGCCGCGAACCGGGCGGCCGTCCAGCAGGCGTCCGGCGGCCGCTTCGGGTACCTCCACATCCCGGACATGGTCGCCCACGGCTGGGGCCAGCTGCACCGCGATCTCGACCGCGAGACCGCCCGCGACGCCCTCGTGGTGGACGTGCGCCGCAACCGGGGCGGTCACACGTCCCAGCTCGTGGCCGAGCTGATCGGCCGCCGCGTCGCGGCGTGGTCCATGCCGCGTGACGAAGCGCCCGGCACGTACCCGGCACACGCGCCCCGCGGGCCGGTGGTCGTCCTGACCGACGAGTTCGCGGGGTCGGACGGCGACATCATCACCCAGGTGGCGAAGCTGCGGGGGATCGGCCCGGTGATCGGCACGAGGACGTGGGGCGGGGTGATCGGCATCGACGGGCGGTTCGCACTCGCGGACGGCACGGGCGTCAACCAGCCACGGTACGGCTTCCACGTGACGGGCGGGGTGGGCTGGGACATCGAGAACCACGGCGTGGACCCGGACATCGAGGTCCCGTTCCCTCCGCAGGCCTATCGGGCCGGCACGGATCCGCAGCTCGACCGCGGGGTGGAGATCCTGCAGGGGATGCTCACCGGGACCCCCACGGACGTGGCCCCCGCGAAGGAGGGCTACCCGTCGCGCCGGCCCGGGCCCCTGCCACCGCGGCCGCAGGACCTCCGCGGCTGA
- the lipB gene encoding lipoyl(octanoyl) transferase LipB: MTLVLSRVGLAPDYVEYTQGWEMQRALHEQVVRGSAPSTVLLLEHTAVYTAGKRTEDHERPFDGTPVVPVDRGGKLTWHGPGQLVGYPILALRDPARVAEYVHTLEEIIIVALRHFDIDGIRIEGRSGVWLAAADDRPARKIAAIGIRVKDRVTMHGFAINCSNNLAPFAQIVPCGISDAGVTSISAEYGRTVEPARIVSLIEAGLRDNEAVLVGGVGTDAARPGTAAAGSSGPAQDTQPEGASL, from the coding sequence ATGACTCTTGTGCTGTCGCGCGTCGGCCTCGCTCCGGACTACGTCGAGTACACGCAGGGCTGGGAGATGCAGAGGGCACTGCACGAGCAGGTGGTCCGCGGCTCCGCGCCCAGCACCGTGCTCCTCCTGGAACACACCGCCGTGTACACGGCGGGCAAGCGTACCGAGGACCACGAACGGCCCTTCGACGGCACGCCCGTCGTGCCCGTGGACCGCGGGGGGAAACTCACCTGGCACGGCCCCGGGCAGCTGGTGGGTTACCCGATCCTCGCCCTGCGCGACCCGGCGCGGGTCGCCGAGTACGTGCACACCCTCGAAGAGATCATCATCGTCGCACTGCGCCACTTCGACATCGACGGCATCAGGATCGAGGGCCGCTCCGGTGTGTGGCTCGCGGCCGCGGACGACCGACCGGCGCGGAAGATCGCGGCGATCGGCATCCGCGTGAAGGACCGCGTGACGATGCACGGCTTCGCGATCAACTGCAGCAACAACCTCGCCCCCTTCGCGCAGATCGTCCCGTGCGGCATCAGCGACGCCGGGGTCACGTCCATCTCCGCCGAATACGGGCGGACGGTGGAGCCCGCGCGGATCGTGTCGCTGATCGAGGCCGGACTACGCGACAATGAAGCGGTACTGGTGGGCGGCGTCGGGACCGACGCCGCCCGGCCAGGCACGGCCGCCGCCGGCTCCTCCGGCCCGGCCCAGGACACCCAGCCAGAAGGAGCTTCACTGTGA
- a CDS encoding OsmC family protein, translating into MATVRTAHTVWSGDLPSGSGQVTLDSSGLGSYDVTWKARAEQSGGKTSPEELIAAAHSACFSMAFSHALGEEGKTPERVETKAEVDFQPGTGITAIRLTLDATVPGLSEEDFQRVAQAAKEGCPVSQALAGVKDISLTATLQG; encoded by the coding sequence ATGGCTACCGTTCGCACAGCCCACACCGTCTGGAGTGGCGATCTTCCCTCCGGCTCGGGTCAGGTGACGCTCGATTCGTCCGGCCTCGGCAGCTACGACGTGACCTGGAAGGCGCGCGCCGAGCAGTCGGGCGGCAAGACGAGCCCCGAGGAGCTCATCGCGGCCGCGCATTCCGCGTGCTTCTCGATGGCCTTCAGCCACGCCCTCGGCGAAGAGGGCAAGACGCCCGAGCGCGTGGAGACCAAGGCGGAGGTCGACTTCCAGCCGGGCACCGGCATCACGGCGATCCGGCTGACGCTCGACGCGACCGTGCCGGGACTGTCCGAGGAGGACTTCCAGCGCGTGGCGCAGGCCGCCAAGGAAGGCTGCCCCGTCTCGCAGGCCCTCGCCGGCGTGAAGGACATCTCGCTGACGGCCACCCTGCAGGGCTGA
- the lipA gene encoding lipoyl synthase, which yields MSLAPEGRRLLRIEARNAETPVERKPDWMKAKVNIGPEFVAMKNLVKKEGLHTVCEEAGCPNIFECWEDREATFLIGGSECTRRCDFCQIDTGRPQPLDRSEPFKVAQSVQSMNLRYATVTGVARDDLPDEGAWLYAETIRQIHSMNPGTGVEILIPDFSGRPEHIAAICDAAPEVFAHNVETVPRIFKRIRPAFRYERSLDVITQGRDRGMVTKSNLILGMGETREEISEALRDLHAAGCDLITITQYLRPSERHLPVDRWVKPGEFIELSEEAEEIGFLGVMSGPLVRSSYRAGRLWARAMRKKGLDLPPELAHLDESGSATQEASSLLAG from the coding sequence GTGAGCCTTGCACCCGAGGGTCGCCGCCTGCTGCGCATCGAGGCGCGCAACGCCGAGACGCCGGTCGAGCGCAAGCCGGACTGGATGAAGGCCAAGGTCAACATCGGGCCGGAATTCGTCGCGATGAAGAACCTCGTGAAGAAGGAGGGGCTGCACACCGTCTGCGAGGAAGCGGGCTGCCCCAACATCTTCGAGTGCTGGGAGGACCGCGAGGCCACCTTCCTCATCGGCGGTTCGGAATGCACGAGGCGGTGCGACTTCTGCCAGATCGACACGGGCAGGCCGCAGCCGCTGGACAGGAGCGAGCCCTTCAAGGTTGCCCAGTCCGTCCAGTCCATGAACCTGCGCTACGCCACCGTCACCGGCGTCGCCCGCGACGACCTGCCCGACGAGGGAGCCTGGCTGTACGCCGAGACGATCCGGCAGATCCACAGCATGAATCCCGGCACCGGGGTGGAGATCCTCATCCCCGACTTCTCCGGCCGCCCGGAGCACATCGCGGCGATCTGCGATGCCGCCCCCGAGGTGTTCGCGCACAACGTCGAGACGGTGCCGCGGATCTTCAAGCGCATCCGCCCGGCGTTCCGCTACGAGCGCTCCCTCGACGTGATCACGCAGGGCCGCGACCGCGGAATGGTCACGAAGTCCAACCTGATCCTCGGCATGGGTGAGACGCGCGAGGAGATCTCCGAGGCGCTCCGGGACCTGCACGCCGCCGGGTGCGACCTCATCACGATCACGCAGTACCTCCGGCCGAGCGAGCGCCACCTCCCTGTGGACCGCTGGGTCAAGCCCGGCGAGTTCATCGAACTCAGCGAGGAGGCCGAGGAGATCGGCTTCCTCGGCGTCATGAGCGGACCGCTCGTCCGGTCCTCCTACCGCGCCGGCCGCCTCTGGGCGCGCGCCATGCGGAAGAAGGGCCTGGACCTCCCGCCGGAACTCGCCCACCTCGACGAATCCGGGTCGGCGACCCAGGAGGCATCCTCCCTCCTCGCCGGCTGA